A single Elaeis guineensis isolate ETL-2024a chromosome 15, EG11, whole genome shotgun sequence DNA region contains:
- the LOC105033933 gene encoding probable serine acetyltransferase 4, which produces MATCVENCRAKAPFSKYVIDIPQPDSIHRSDDSSEVAGGDDVWATIKEEARSDAEEEPVLRNYYFDLILSHNSLESALSANLASKLSLPNLIPTSSLQELFTSIFAKVPEIGWAVRTDLRAARDRDPACAKMVHCFLYYKGFLALQAHRVAHQLWAEGRTAAALLLQSRTSEVFAVDIHPGARIGAGVLLDHATGVVIGETAVVGDDVSILHGVTLGGTGKESGDRHPKIGDGVLVGAGTQILGNVEVGEGAKIGAGSVVLRAVPPRTTAVGNPARLVGEKETPVRLERRAGSTMDHTSGSDYVI; this is translated from the coding sequence ATGGCCACTTGCGTCGAGAATTGCCGAGCTAAAGCTCCTTTCAGCAAGTATGTAATCGATATCCCCCAACCTGATTCAATCCATCGTTCCGACGACTCCAGCGAAGTCGCCGGGGGTGACGATGTTTGGGCCACTATCAAAGAAGAAGCACGATCAGACGCCGAGGAAGAACCCGTCCTCCGCAATTACTACTTTGATCTCATCCTCTCCCACAATTCCCTCGAATCGGCTCTCTCAGCCAATCTTGCGAGCAAACTAAGTCTTCCAAATCTCATACCGACCAGCAGTCTCCAAGAATTGTTCACCAGCATCTTCGCCAAGGTTCCGGAGATCGGGTGGGCGGTGAGAACCGATCTTCGAGCTGCGAGGGACCGGGATCCGGCGTGCGCGAAGATGGTCCACTGCTTTCTTTATTACAAAGGCTTCCTGGCGTTGCAGGCCCACCGGGTGGCGCACCAGCTTTGGGCAGAGGGGCGGACGGCGGCAGCGCTGCTGCTGCAGAGCCGGACGTCGGAGGTGTTCGCCGTCGACATCCACCCGGGGGCGAGGATAGGGGCCGGGGTGCTGCTGGACCACGCGACGGGGGTGGTGATCGGCGAGACGGCGGTGGTCGGCGACGACGTGTCGATCCTCCACGGCGTGACGCTGGGCGGCACCGGCAAGGAGAGCGGCGACCGGCACCCGAAGATCGGGGACGGCGTCTTGGTGGGTGCAGGGACGCAGATACTGGGGAACGTGGAGGTCGGGGAGGGAGCGAAGATTGGGGCCGGGTCGGTGGTGCTGCGGGCGGTGCCGCCGAGGACGACGGCGGTGGGAAACCCGGCGAGGCTGGTCGGTGAAAAAGAGACACCGGTCCGGCTCGAGAGGAGGGCCGGTTCGACTATGGACCACACCTCGGGGTCGGATTACGTCATCTGA